From a single Sediminibacterium sp. KACHI17 genomic region:
- a CDS encoding zinc-dependent metalloprotease, with protein MRRLLLAASACAVFVGTTLYAQQPPTGMPAGARPPGDTTKTPAAPKKPTVAEKTKGNKKIEGMFTLYQDTVTGSLQMYVRKDQLDKEFIYQSFSINGPTALFLHQSMHRSTAVFKMKRAFDKIEFSQVNTGFFYDKNNPVSKTADVDKPEAVFYNDKFSIEDSLGYLISVDQLFLSEKLDPVKPVIPPSPLAMFTFNLGGLNPTKSKYANIRSFPNNTDVVVDLSYDNPSTLANGGPDVTDPRYVRVRMQHSFIEMPKNDFRSRRDDQRVGYFLDQRNNQTSTSPVPYKDMINRWNLVKKDPSAVISEPVEPIVFWIENTTPHEYRQTIMEAGLKWNEAFEKAGFKNAVQMKIMPDDATWDPADIRYNVIRWVSSANPPYGAIGPSFTNPRTGQILGADITVEWFSGSATPIFDELYNGPSMQNATDLQFPGMQMKNHTACTLAGELKAQFMTGHTTLEAMDAPEGEIKEMHKQFLIYLIMHEMGHTLGLNHNMKASQMLSPAEINNTAITRSIGLIGSVMDYPAINVSSDRSKQGDYYTTKAGPYDLWAIEYGYTPFSEAQEEAGLTKILSRSTDPKLAFGNDGDDMRAPGKAIDPRVNVNDLTNDAVAYAEDRFKLVNNLMGKLVQKYTKPGQSYVEVRARYGVLNGQRNSMINAVSRYVGGVYIDRSNPEQNSGNKPYTPVPLATQKKAMEVLNKYVFAPNAFDADAQVYPYLAFQRRGFNQPGNGEDFKITNNVLGLQAGGALAHILSPITLQRITNTRLYGNQYSVADVMGDLVKGIFDADINGNVNVHRQYLQTTFVKGAASLLNPQAPIDDVSKAAALYTIRKLRTKLAAAVSTNEETKAHRSNLIFLIDKALKTD; from the coding sequence ATGAGAAGACTCTTGCTCGCCGCATCTGCATGTGCGGTATTTGTGGGCACAACCCTATATGCCCAACAACCGCCTACCGGAATGCCTGCCGGTGCCCGTCCGCCGGGTGATACCACAAAAACCCCTGCAGCACCTAAGAAACCAACTGTTGCCGAAAAAACAAAAGGCAATAAAAAGATTGAAGGAATGTTCACCCTGTACCAGGATACAGTTACTGGAAGCCTTCAGATGTATGTCCGAAAAGACCAGCTAGATAAAGAATTTATCTATCAAAGCTTTTCTATCAATGGACCGACTGCTTTATTTCTTCACCAAAGTATGCACCGTTCAACAGCAGTATTCAAAATGAAAAGAGCATTTGATAAGATCGAATTCTCGCAAGTGAATACCGGTTTTTTCTATGATAAAAATAATCCCGTAAGTAAGACCGCAGATGTAGACAAACCTGAGGCGGTTTTTTACAACGATAAATTCAGTATTGAAGATTCATTGGGTTATCTGATCAGTGTTGATCAGCTATTCCTGAGTGAAAAACTAGATCCTGTAAAGCCGGTGATCCCTCCTAGTCCATTAGCGATGTTCACTTTTAATTTAGGTGGATTGAATCCTACCAAATCCAAGTATGCCAACATCCGTTCTTTCCCGAATAACACAGATGTTGTAGTAGACTTATCTTACGATAATCCAAGTACACTCGCCAACGGAGGACCTGATGTTACAGATCCTCGTTATGTGCGTGTTCGTATGCAGCATAGTTTCATTGAAATGCCAAAGAATGATTTTCGCTCACGCAGAGATGATCAGCGTGTAGGATATTTCTTAGATCAGCGAAACAACCAAACCAGTACCAGTCCTGTTCCGTACAAGGATATGATCAACCGCTGGAACCTGGTGAAAAAAGATCCTTCAGCAGTCATCAGCGAACCGGTGGAACCGATCGTTTTTTGGATCGAAAACACCACACCACATGAGTATCGTCAGACCATCATGGAAGCTGGATTGAAATGGAATGAAGCATTTGAAAAAGCAGGATTCAAAAATGCTGTTCAAATGAAGATCATGCCGGATGATGCTACCTGGGATCCTGCAGATATCCGTTACAATGTGATCCGTTGGGTGTCTTCTGCCAATCCTCCTTACGGCGCCATTGGACCCAGCTTTACCAATCCGCGTACCGGACAAATACTGGGTGCTGACATCACCGTAGAGTGGTTCTCCGGAAGTGCCACACCAATTTTCGACGAATTGTACAATGGCCCATCAATGCAAAATGCAACAGACCTCCAGTTTCCGGGTATGCAGATGAAAAATCATACTGCTTGCACATTGGCCGGTGAACTGAAAGCGCAATTTATGACCGGACATACAACACTTGAAGCCATGGATGCACCGGAAGGAGAGATCAAAGAAATGCACAAGCAATTCCTGATCTATTTGATCATGCATGAAATGGGACATACACTCGGACTGAATCACAATATGAAAGCCAGTCAGATGTTATCACCTGCAGAGATCAATAATACTGCTATCACTCGTTCTATCGGATTGATTGGCTCTGTAATGGATTATCCTGCGATCAATGTTTCATCAGACAGAAGTAAGCAAGGTGATTATTATACAACGAAAGCGGGTCCTTATGATCTCTGGGCAATTGAATATGGTTACACACCATTCTCAGAAGCACAGGAAGAAGCAGGGCTTACCAAAATATTATCCCGCAGCACCGATCCTAAATTGGCCTTCGGTAATGATGGTGATGATATGCGCGCTCCCGGCAAAGCGATCGATCCTCGTGTGAATGTGAATGATCTTACCAATGATGCAGTAGCTTATGCCGAAGATCGTTTCAAACTAGTGAATAACCTGATGGGTAAACTGGTACAGAAATATACCAAGCCCGGACAATCATATGTAGAAGTACGTGCGCGTTATGGTGTGCTGAACGGACAACGTAACAGTATGATCAATGCTGTGAGCCGTTATGTAGGTGGTGTGTATATTGACAGAAGTAATCCGGAACAAAATTCAGGAAACAAGCCCTATACACCTGTACCACTGGCTACACAAAAGAAAGCAATGGAGGTATTGAATAAATACGTGTTTGCACCCAACGCTTTTGATGCAGATGCACAAGTATATCCATACCTCGCATTCCAGCGTAGAGGATTTAATCAGCCTGGTAATGGAGAAGATTTCAAAATCACCAATAATGTATTGGGCTTACAGGCAGGTGGTGCATTGGCACATATCCTGAGTCCTATCACTTTGCAGCGTATTACCAATACTCGTTTGTACGGTAATCAATACAGTGTTGCTGATGTAATGGGTGATCTGGTAAAAGGAATTTTTGATGCGGATATCAATGGTAATGTGAATGTTCACAGACAATACCTGCAAACTACCTTTGTAAAAGGAGCAGCCAGTTTGTTAAATCCACAAGCACCGATCGATGATGTATCAAAAGCTGCGGCTTTATATACCATCAGAAAGTTAAGAACCAAATTGGCAGCTGCTGTTTCAACCAACGAAGAAACCAAGGCACACAGGTCCAATCTGATCTTCCTGATCGATAAAGCACTGAAGACAGACTAG
- a CDS encoding type II toxin-antitoxin system PemK/MazF family toxin, protein MKIKQYDIWLANLNPGKGTEPGKTRPVVIIQTDLLNDTHLSTIVCPITTNIQPDIHILRVHLKKSQLDQLSDVLIDQIRAIDNKRLIQRIGKLNQDQIQQLKKNLLIVLDL, encoded by the coding sequence ATGAAGATTAAGCAATATGATATATGGCTAGCCAATCTAAATCCGGGTAAAGGAACAGAACCAGGTAAAACCAGACCTGTTGTAATTATACAAACAGATCTATTGAATGATACTCATCTATCAACAATCGTTTGTCCTATTACCACCAATATTCAACCTGATATACATATTCTTCGTGTGCATTTAAAAAAATCGCAACTGGATCAACTGAGTGATGTGCTTATTGATCAAATTAGGGCTATTGATAATAAAAGATTGATACAAAGAATCGGTAAACTCAACCAAGATCAAATCCAACAACTAAAAAAGAATTTACTGATCGTACTAGATCTGTAA
- a CDS encoding CBS domain-containing protein, with protein sequence MRKVSNVLQRKGNRVTTVPPEMTVIDALKLMAEQNIGSVVVMKEGKFAGIMTERDYSRKVILKGRHSSETKVGEIMTTDFPYVAMNDTVESCMQLMTSHRLRYLPVIEDEQLVGIISINDLVTETILTQAETINQLQSYIQS encoded by the coding sequence ATGAGAAAAGTAAGTAACGTATTACAACGTAAAGGAAACAGAGTAACCACAGTTCCTCCCGAAATGACAGTGATCGATGCATTGAAACTAATGGCTGAACAGAATATAGGATCAGTAGTGGTGATGAAGGAGGGAAAATTTGCCGGTATCATGACGGAACGTGACTATTCCCGTAAAGTAATATTGAAAGGGCGTCATTCCAGTGAAACAAAAGTAGGAGAGATCATGACCACAGATTTTCCGTATGTGGCGATGAATGATACGGTGGAATCTTGCATGCAGTTAATGACTTCTCACCGATTGAGATACTTACCCGTGATTGAAGATGAACAATTGGTAGGTATTATTTCTATCAATGATCTGGTCACAGAAACGATCTTAACGCAGGCTGAAACGATTAATCAGTTGCAGAGTTATATACAGTCCTAG
- the rpsA gene encoding 30S ribosomal protein S1 codes for MNIFRKQLNADAQDNAGTPEVATATTKAPEAAPVVETAHDDFDWSIDKRNVSHYAEAERVKYDKVYDNTFVQIEDGEIVRGGVVALTKTDVVVNIGFKSDGLVSLNEFRDVQGLKVGDEVEVMVVEKEDRNGNLHLSRKSARIFRAWERIVEVHKTGEVITGTVTSKTKGGLIVDVFGMETFLPGSQIDVKPVTDYDQFVGKTMEFKVVKINEAIKNAVVSHKALIESDIEAQRAEIMSKLEKGQVLEGVVKNITDFGAFMDLGGLDGLLYITDISWGRISHPSEVVKMDQKLQVVVLDFDDDKKRISLGLKQLTPHPWDVLPEGLSEGSVVKGKVVNIEDYGAFLEIQPGVEGLVHVSEITWANTPINAKEFFKLGDEYEAKVVTLDKDARKMSLSIKQMSEDPWSTIENKFPENSKHKGLVKNITPYGVFVELEPGIGGMIHISDLSWLKRFNHPTDYTKVGEHIDIIILSIDKENRKLQLGHKQLEEDPWNALEETFAVGSQHEGTVTRKDDKGALVQLPYGLEGFAPNRHLNKEDGTQVKADETAQFIVIEFDRNEKRIVLSHARIWEKVVAEEKEIAKKEAKAEADSTKKAVKNIQSKVEKATLGDLGALAEIKAKLKEGEGEN; via the coding sequence ATGAACATTTTTCGTAAACAATTAAACGCAGATGCTCAGGACAACGCGGGTACACCCGAAGTTGCTACTGCGACAACAAAAGCACCTGAAGCAGCGCCGGTTGTAGAAACTGCGCATGATGATTTTGACTGGAGCATTGACAAGCGTAATGTGAGTCACTATGCTGAAGCTGAAAGAGTGAAGTATGACAAAGTGTATGATAACACTTTCGTACAGATCGAAGACGGCGAGATCGTTCGTGGTGGTGTGGTTGCCCTCACCAAAACAGATGTAGTAGTTAACATCGGTTTCAAAAGCGATGGTCTGGTTTCACTGAACGAATTCCGTGATGTACAGGGATTGAAAGTAGGTGACGAAGTAGAAGTAATGGTTGTTGAGAAAGAAGACCGCAATGGTAATCTGCACCTCAGCCGTAAGTCTGCCCGCATCTTCCGTGCATGGGAGCGTATCGTGGAAGTACACAAGACTGGTGAAGTAATCACCGGTACTGTTACCAGCAAAACAAAAGGTGGTTTGATCGTTGATGTATTCGGTATGGAAACTTTCTTACCGGGTTCTCAAATCGACGTGAAGCCTGTAACTGATTACGATCAGTTCGTAGGTAAGACCATGGAATTTAAAGTTGTGAAGATCAACGAAGCAATTAAGAATGCTGTAGTATCTCACAAAGCACTGATCGAAAGCGATATCGAAGCACAGCGTGCAGAGATCATGAGCAAACTCGAAAAAGGTCAGGTATTGGAAGGTGTGGTGAAAAACATCACAGATTTCGGTGCTTTCATGGACCTTGGTGGTTTGGATGGCCTGTTGTACATCACCGATATTTCATGGGGTCGCATCTCTCACCCAAGCGAAGTGGTGAAGATGGATCAGAAATTACAAGTGGTGGTATTGGATTTCGACGACGACAAGAAGCGTATCAGCTTAGGTCTGAAGCAACTGACGCCACATCCATGGGATGTGCTGCCTGAAGGTTTATCTGAAGGTTCAGTTGTGAAAGGTAAAGTAGTAAATATTGAAGATTACGGTGCATTCCTGGAAATTCAGCCGGGTGTTGAAGGACTGGTACACGTATCTGAGATCACTTGGGCAAATACTCCGATCAACGCGAAGGAATTCTTCAAGTTGGGCGATGAGTACGAAGCAAAAGTGGTAACCTTAGATAAAGATGCTCGTAAGATGAGTCTGAGCATCAAACAAATGAGCGAAGACCCATGGAGCACAATCGAGAACAAGTTCCCTGAAAACAGTAAGCACAAAGGATTGGTGAAAAACATCACTCCATATGGCGTATTCGTTGAATTGGAGCCAGGTATCGGTGGTATGATCCACATCAGCGATCTGAGCTGGTTGAAGCGTTTCAATCACCCAACTGATTATACCAAAGTTGGTGAGCACATCGATATCATCATCCTCAGCATCGATAAAGAAAACCGCAAACTGCAATTAGGACACAAACAGTTGGAAGAAGATCCTTGGAATGCCCTGGAAGAAACTTTCGCTGTGGGTAGTCAGCACGAAGGAACTGTTACCCGTAAGGATGACAAAGGTGCCCTCGTACAATTGCCTTATGGTTTAGAAGGTTTTGCACCTAACCGTCACCTGAACAAGGAAGATGGCACACAGGTGAAAGCTGATGAAACTGCACAATTCATCGTGATCGAATTCGATCGTAATGAAAAACGCATCGTTCTGAGCCATGCCCGTATCTGGGAGAAAGTAGTAGCTGAAGAAAAGGAAATTGCCAAGAAAGAAGCGAAAGCGGAAGCTGACAGTACCAAGAAAGCAGTGAAGAATATCCAGAGCAAGGTAGAAAAAGCAACCCTGGGTGACCTGGGAGCTTTAGCTGAGATCAAAGCTAAACTGAAGGAAGGAGAAGGCGAGAACTAA